The Pseudomonas sp. MPC6 nucleotide sequence GACACCCCGCGGTGGTCTCAGGTTTTTCGCGAGCAAGCTCGCTCCTACAGGCCGATGGGCCAGATTTCGTTATCGCCGATGACGAATATCCTGCAACTGTCATCCTGCTCTACCTGATAACCCCCGGTAAACGCGCCGAAGGCAGGTAACAGGCTGATCTCGTCACCGAGCCTGAAACAGGCCAGGCGCAAGCTTTGTCGACCTCGACCGTGCAATCGGTAGACGGGGTGTACATGCCCGGCCAGCACGTGCCGACTCCCATGCGGGGTCGGTTCGTGCTGCAAGGCAAACGGTCCCAGCAGCAAAGGCTCGGGCACCACTCGAATATTCAGCGAAGCGGGCGGGTCGCCGGCGCGCTTGTCATGGTTGCCGCGGATCAGCGTCATGGGCAGGTTGCTGTGCTGCGCTCGCCACTCGGCTAAAGCGCTTAGCGTGGCTTTCGCGTGGGAGCCGGGCCCGTGTAGGAAATCCCCGAGAAAAATCAGCTGTCGACAGGGCAGGGCTGCCAGTAACCCGTTCAACACCGCAATATTGCTGGCGGTGGTGCCCCGCGGCACCGGTTGGCCGAGGCTGCGATAAGCGGCGGCCTTGCCGAAATGCACATCGGCGATCAACAACGCCTGTTGCGCTGGCCAATAGACAGCCTTTTCTGGCAGCAACCAGAGGTCTTCACCGGCCAGGCGGACCGGATAGGGTGTACTCATCAGGCTTTCCCGGTTTCGGCGGTTTTCTCGAGATCGCTGACCATGCGTCTGATGCGGTCGGCAAGTTTTTCCGAGCTCATGCTTTCGCGCATCCGCTCCACCAGCAGCGGAAACCCGAGGGGAGTAGGGCGTTTGACAGGATGCAGGTCCAATTGCAGGCGATTGAGCCGCTCCAGGGTCTGTTCCAGGCGACGAATATCCAGTTCCTCCCGCAGGACTTCTTCCCCGGCCTGAGCCAGCAGCAGATTCCCGGCGTCGTACTGTTTAAACACTTCAAAGTACAAGCCGCTCGACGCCTGAACCTGGCGCGTGCTTTTCGGCGCGCCGGGGTAGCCGGCGAACACCAGCCCGGCGATGCGCGCGATTTCCCGAAAGCGGCGCAACGCCAGTTCACCGGCATTCAGGCTGGCGAGGACGTCCTTCAACAGACAGTCAGGGCTCAACAGTTGCGGATCCAGCTGCGTCGACCAATCGACGCGAGTGGCGCTGAGCAGTTCCAGGCCGTAGTCGTTGACCGCAATCGAAAAGGTGACGGCCTGCCGTTGACTGACCCGCCATGCCAGCAGGCTCGCCAGGCCCAAATGCACCTGGCGTCCGGCAAACGGGTAGAGGAACAGGTGCCAGCCTTCGCGGGATTTGAGCACCTCGGCCAGCAGGCTGGTCTCGGTGGGCAGCCCGGACCAGCGTTTCTGTACCGCTAATAACGGGCGCAGGGCCTGCATTTCCGGGCCGATGAAAGTGCCCTGGTCGGCTGCACTGAAACGCGCTACCACGGCGTGCGCCAACTCGCTGGACAATGGCATGCGCCCTCCATTCCAGCGCGGCACTGCGGCTTTTTTCGTGGCGCTGCGTTTGACATAGGCCGTCATGTTTTCCACCCGGACCAGCTCCAGCAAGCGTCCGGCAAACAGAAAACCGTCACCCGGCTTGAGCCTGGCGATAAAGCCTTCTTCGACACTGCCCAGCTGTTTGCCACCGCCGCCTTTGCTCCAGAACTTCAGCTGGATGCTCGCGTCGCTGACGATGGTGCCGATGTTCATGCGATGCCGTCGGGCCAAGCGCGCATCCGGCACGCGCCAGACGCCGTCCTCATCCGGTTCGACCCGGCGATAGTCCGGATAGGCTGTCAGAGAAAGCCCGCCGTGGCGTACGAACGCCAGGGCCCAGGTCCAATCTTGCGGAGTGAGATCACGATAAGCCCAGGCGCCGCGCACTTCTTCGTACAACTCATCGGGCAGGAACCCGCCGCCCAATGCCATGCTCACCAGGTGTTGAACCAGCACATCCAGCGGCTTGTGCGGCGACTCGCGGGGTTCGATCCGACGTTGCGCCACCGCGTCCTGTGCCGCGGCGGCTTCGATCAATTCCAGGCTGTGCGTCGGCACCAGCGTCACCCGCGAAACCCGGCCCGGCGCGTGGCCGGAACGCCCCGCACGCTGCATCAGCCGCGCCACGCCTTTGGCCGAGCCGATCTGCAGGACCCGTTCGACCGGCAGGAAGTCCACGCCCAGGTCCAGGCTCGAGGTGCAGACCACGGCTTTGAGCTGACCTTCCTTGAGCGCTCGTTCGACCCAGTCGCGGGTGTCCCGGGACAGCGAGCCGTGATGCAGGGCGATCAGGCCGGCCCAGTCCGGGCGAGCCTCGAGCAGCGCCAGGAACCAGATTTCCGATTGCGCACGGGTGTTGGTGAACACCAGGCTGCTGGGGCTGGATTCGAGCTCGGCCACGACCGCCGGCAACATTTTCAAGCCAATGTGCCCGGCCCACGGAAAGCGCTCGAGGGCAGGCGGCAGCAACGTGTCGACCTGCAGTGCCTTGGACGTTTGCCCCTGAACGTTGATACCACCGCCCTGTGGGATTAATACCTGCTCGGCGTGGGCCTGATTACCCAGGGTTGCGGAAACGCCCCAGACGATCAGCTCCGGATGCCAGCGGCGCAACCGGGCGAGGGCCAGTTGCAGTTGCACGCCACGCTTGTTGCCGAGCAATTCGTGCCATTCGTCGACCACCACCATGCGCAAGGTCGACAGTGCTGTGAACGCATCGGCGCGGGCCAGCATCAGGGTCAGGCTTTCGGGGGTGGTGATCAGTGCGGAGGGCAGGCGCCGACTTTGCCGTGCGCGTTCGCTGCTGCTGGTATCGCCGGTGCGCAGGCCAACGCTCCAGGGGACCTGCAAGTCGTGCAACGGCGCTTCCAGCGCGCGGGCGGTATCGGCGGCCAGGGCGCGCATGGGGGTTATCCACAGCACTGTCAAGGGCTCGGCGACCGGTTTGCGTTTGCGCGGTTTATCGTCGGGAGGGGTGGCACGGGCGAAGCGATCGAGCGCCCCCAACCACACGGCATAGGTTTTACCGGCGCCGGTGCTGGCGTGCAGCAACCCGGACTGGCCGTTTTTTATCGCTGCCCATACCTGTTTCTGAAAGACGAACGGCTTCCAGCCGCGAGCGGTGAACCAGTGTCTGGCGAAGTCGGGGGAGGTTCCCATGCCGGCGGTGTGCGCTCTGAAAGTCTTCTTTCAGTGACCACGCCGGCATGCGAAAGGTTTAATGACACAACGCGGTCCTGTAGGAGCCCGGCTTGCCGTAATGCCAGTCAGATAAGGAAATTGTAGGGGCGAGCTTGCTCGCGATGGATCCAAAAGCGCCGCGTTTAATCAGTAAACACGCGTTGTCGTTAACGACCATCGCGAGCAAGCTCGCTACTTCAAGTTACCGCTGAGGAACTGCTTCAGGCGTTCACTTCTCGGATTGCCCAGCACGGCGTCCGGCGCGCCTTCCTCCTCGACCAACCCCTGGTGCAGAAACAGCACCTGGCTCGATACCTTGCGGGCGAAGCTCATTTCGTGGGTGACCATGATCATGGTCCGGCCTTCTTCGGCCAGGCCCTGGATCACCTTGAGCACTTCACCGACCAGTTCCGGATCGAGCGCCGAGGTCGGTTCGTCGAACAGCATGACTTCCGGCTCCATGGCCAGTGCGCGGGCGATGGCGACCCGCTGCTGCTGCCCGCCGGACAGGAACGCCGGGTACTGATCAGCCACCCGCGCCCCCAGGCCGACCTTGTCCAGGTAGCGTCGGGCGCGGTCCTCGGCTTCTTTCTTGTCACAACCCAACACCCGGCGCGGCGCCATGGTGATGTTCTCCAGCACCGTCATGTGGCTCCACAGGTTGAAATGCTGGAACACCATGGCCAGGCGGGTGCGGATCCGCTGCAGTTCATCGGCATCGGCGACATGGATGCCGTGGCGGTCCTTGATCATGCGGATATTCTGGCCATCGAGGCTCATGGTGCCGTCGTTGGGTTGTTCGAGAAAGTTGATGCAGCGCAGGAAGGTGCTTTTGCCCGAGCCACTGGCGCCGATCAGGCTGATGACGTCACCGGTATTGGCCTTGAGCGAAACGCCTTTGAGGACTTCATGATCGCCGTAGCTTTTATGCAGGCCTTCGATGGTCAGTTTGTACATGGGGCATGCATCCTCAAGGCGAAAGTAGGTAGCCGCTGCGGTAGGCTTCGATGCCCGCGACATGCGCGATCACCATCCCGGCAGTGGCCATGCGTCGCAGCGAGCGGGCGTACATCAGCCCGGCGGCGGTGCAATGAACGGGGGTGACGCGATCATTGATCGGGTCGATGATTTCGGCGATCAGTTGCCCGGCTTCCAGGTATTGCCCCGGCAACGCCAGGAATACCAGCAATCCGCCGACGGCGGTTGCCACCGGTTCCACACCCGCCAGGGGCGTGGCCGGGTAGGGCAGCGCGGGCAGCGGCGCCGGTTCGCCGATGATGGCGCCGTAGTGCGTCAGGTAGTCGATCAGTGCCTGGCAGTCGAGGCTGGCCAGCGGGTGATTGACGTCGCCCTGGCCGCGCAGTTCGACGGTGACCGAAAAGCTTCCCGGCGGTATGTCGAAGTGTTCGCCGAAGCGTTCCTGGAGCTGCCACCAGAGCAGGGTGAAGCACTCATCGAACGACTGGCCGCCGGAATCGGTGGCCAGCAGGCTGGCTTCGGCACCGATGTAACGGGCCAGCGGCTCGACCTGCGGCCAGGCTTCAGGCGTGGTGTAGAGATGGGCGACCGCTTCGAAATCGCAATGCAGGTCCAGCACCATGTCGGCATCGCAGGCCAGCCGTTGCAGGACCAGGCGCTGGGATTGCAGTTGGGTGGCAGCGCTCTGACGGCCCAGCGCGTCACGCAGGCTGGCGCGGATCAGGTCGAGGTTGCGCTGCGGATCGTCGCCGAGTTGGCCTTCGATTGCATTGCCGACCTCCTCGCTCAAATCGACGAACCAGCGGTTGAAGTTCTGCCCGCTCTCCAGTTCGTAGCGGCCCAAGGGTACATCCATCAGGACCTGTTCCAGGCCGACCGGATTGGCCACCGGCACCAGCACGATTTCGCTGCGCAGGCGGCCGTCGGCCTCGAGTTCTGCCAGGCGCTGCTTGAGGTGCCAGGCCACCAGCATGCCGGGCATTTCGTCGGCGTGCAGGGATGACTGGATGTAGATCTTGCCCTTGGCCGACGGCGGGCCGAAGTGGAAGCTGTGAATCTGTCGTGCGGTCCCCGGCAGCGGGGCCAGCAGGTCATGAATCTGGTGGCGCATTCTGTGTTTCCTGAAGCAGAAAAGTCCTAGTGGGATGGCCCGAGGAAGGCCAGCCATCGGCGTTCGGCGAGGCGGAACAGGCCGACCAGCGCAAAGGTGACGGTCAGGTAGATCAGCGCGGCGATGCCGAACGACTGGAAGGTCAGGAAGGTCGCCGAGTTGGCGTCCCGCGCGACTTTCAGGATATCCGGGATGGTTGCGGTGAACGCCACGGTGGTCGAGTGCAGCATCAGAATCACTTCGTTGCTGTAATAAGGCAACGAGCGACGCAGGGCCGACGGCATGATCACGTAGGCATACAGCTTCCAGCCTGTCAGCCCGTAGGCCTTGGCCGCTTCGACCTCGCCATGGGCCATGCTGCGGATCGCCCCGGCAAAAATCTCCGTGGTGTAGGCGCAGGTGTTCAGGGCGAACGCCAGGATCGTGCAGTTCATGGCATCGCGAAAGAACGCATCGAGTACGGGCTGGGCACGCACGGCGGCCAGGCTGTAGATACCGGTGTAGCAGATCAGCAGCTGGATATACAGCGGCGTACCGCGGAACAGGTAGGTGTAGAACTGCACCGGCCAGCGAATGTAGGCGTGGGGTGAAACCCGGGCGATGGACAGCGGGATCGACACCAGGAAACCGATGAAGATCGAGGCGCTGAGCAGCCACATGGTCATGGCCAGGCCGGTGATGTTGTAGCCGTCGGTATAAAGAAAGGGTCTCCAGTATTCCTGCAAGAGTTCGATCATCGCACCGCCTCCCGGGTACCGACGGCGTAACGGCGTTCGAGCCAGCGCAGGACGAAATTGGAGGCGCTGGTGATCAGCAGGTAAATCAGCGCGGCAAGCACCAGGAAATAAAACAGTTGGTAAGTGCTTTTGCCGGCGTCCTGGGCCGCCTTGACCAGATCGGCCAGGCCGATGATCGAGACCAGTGCGGTGGCCTTGAGCATCACCATCCAGTTGTTACCGATACCGGGCAGGGCGAAGCGCATCATTTGCGGGAACACCACGATTCGAAAACACTGGCCGCGTTTGAGGCCATAGGCGGTGGCGGCTTCGACCTGGCCTCGCGGGACCGCGAGAATCGCGCCACGGAAGGTTTCGGTGAAATACGCACCATAAATGAAGCCCAGGGTGATGACCCCGGCGCTGAACGGGTTGATCTCGATGTATTCCCATTCCATGAAGTCGGTAAAGGTCGTCAACCAGGTTTGCAGGCTGTAGAAGATCAACAGCATCAGCACCAGGTCCGGTACGCCGCGGATCAGTGTGGTGTAGAGCTGGGCCGGGATCCGCACCAGTTTGACTTTTGACAGCTTGGCACTGGCCCCGAGCAAGCCGAGCAACACGGCCACCAACAGCGACAACACCGATAACTTGATGGTCATCCAGGTGCCTTCCATCAGCAACGGACCGAAGCCCTTGAGGCTGAAGGCTGAGAGCCCCAGGTTTTGTAATAGGTTTTCGAACATAAATCAGCAACCTGATCGGATGAAAAAAGCGCCCATCGCGAAATGGGCGCCGGGCATTATTTGCCGCTGTACAGATTCAGATCGCCAAAGTGTTTCTTCTGAATGGTGGCATAGGTGCCATCGTCGTGTAACGCTTTGATACCTTTATCCAAAAGTGCCTTCAGGTCTTTGTTACCTTTAGAGATACCGATCGCTGTTTTGGCGGGCAGCAATTCGCTGTCGACCGGTTTGCTGACTTCGTAATCGACGCCTTTTGGCGACTTAAGAAAGCCCAGTTCGGCTTGCAGCATGTCCTGGATCGCCCCGTCGAGGCGGCCGGACATCAGGTCGGAATAGACCTGGTCCTGGTTCTGATAGGCCTGAGTTTTGACCCCGGCCTTGTCCAGCACCGCCTTGGCATAGGCTTCCTGGATAGTGCCTTGCTCATAGCCGATGGTCTTGCCCTTCAGCGACGCGACATCCTCGCTCAGGCCGGAACCTTTCTTGAACACATAAGCGGTTGGGCCGGAGAACAGCTCCTCGGAGAAGTCGATGACTTTTTCGCGAGCCGGGGTGACGGTCATCGACGAGATCACACCGTCGAACTTATTGGCCTTCAGGCCCGGAATCATGCCGTCGAAATCGCTTTCGACCCATTTGCACTTGACCTTCAACTCGGCGCAGATCGCGTTCCCCAGATCAATGTCGAAGCCCACCAGGTTGCCGTCGGCCGCTTTCGATTCAAACGGCGCATAAGACGGGTCAACGCCAAAACGCAATTCCTTGTATTCCTTGGCCAGCGTGGAGCCAGCTGCCATGCACAACGCCAGTGCAGAAAGGGTCAGCAATGCTTTTTTCATTCTTCAATCCCTAAAAACCAATATGAGCGCTTGTGGCGCAGAATTATTGTTACTGGACAGCGTAGGACCCTATGAAAGTAGCAATTTCCGAACCAGAGTCCCGAACAAGCGTTTAAAAGGTAGTTCAAGAAATGTCGCGGAGGGATTTATGCACGAAAACGGGCGTGGGGAAAAGGCTGCACCAACAGTGGTCATGGCCGCTGCTTTTCGTAGGAGCTGGCTTGCCAGCGAAGATCGTTGACGATGACAGGTTCTTGCTGGATTAACGCGGTGTTTTCAAATGCTTCGCTGGCAAGCCAGCTCCTACAGGGGGACGGGTCAGCTGAGTAGATCCTGCAGGGTGCCGAGGTTGTCCGCTTCTTCGACGGTTTTGTCCCGCCGCCACCGCAACATCCGCGGAAACCGCACCGCAATGCCACTTTTATGACGCTTGGACAAGGCGATCCCTTCGAACCCCAGCTCAAACACCAGGCTTGGCTTCACACTGCTCACCGGCCCGAACTTCTCCACCGTGGTCTTGCGCACGATGCTGTCGACTTGGCGCATTTCTTCATCCGTCAGCCCCGAATACGCCTTGGCGAACGGCACCAGCGTGCGCTCGCTGGCATCGGCCGGGCCATCCCAGACGGCGAAGGTGTAATCGCTGTAGAGACTGGCCCGGCGCCCATGGCCGCGCTGGGCATAGATCAGTACGGCATCGACGCTGAACGGGTCGACTTTCCATTTCCACCAGACGCCCATGTCCTTGGTCCGACCGACGCCATACAGCGCATCCCGGGCCTTGAGCATCATGCCCTCGACCCCCAGGCTGCGGGAGGCTTCCCGTTGCCGGGCGAGGTCGAACCAGTCTTCGCCGGTGAGCACGGGGGACGGCAGCAGGACGGGGTTGGCGCAGGCGCCGATCACCTGTTCCAGCTGAGTACGGCGTTTGACCTGAGGCTGATTGCGCCAATCTTCGCCGCGCCATTCCAGCAAATCGTAGGCAAGAACGACCACCGGCACCTCGTCGAGGATTTTCTTGCCCAGGGTCTTACGACCGATCCGCTGTTGCAGCAGGGCGAAAGGTTGCACCGCGGGTGCGGCTGGTGTTGGCGGATCGAAGGCATCCTCGGTGTCCGGTCGAGCGGTTTTCCAGGCAACGATTTCACCGTCGATCACGGTGCCGTCGGGCAGGCAATGCACCAGGCTATCGAGTTCGGGAAAGCGCTCCGTGACCAGTTCTTCACCGCGCGACCAGATCCATAGTCGGCCGTCGCGCTTGACCACCTGGGCGCGGATGCCATCCCATTTCCATTCCACTTGCCAGTGGCTGGCAGGGCCGAGCAGGGCTTCGAACTGTTCGACCGGCTGTGACAGCGCATGGGCCAGGAAAAACGGATAGGGCTGGCCGCCCCGTTGGGCATGCTCGTCGGATGATTCGGCGGCGATCAGCTTTAAATAGCTGGCCGCGCTCGGACGGTGGGACAGGTCGGTATACCCCACCAGCCGCTGCGCCACGCGTTTGCTGTCCAGATGCGCCATGGATGCCAGGGCGCGGGTCACCAGCAATTTGGAGACGCCGACCCGGAAACTGCCGGTGATCAATTTGATGCAGAGCATCAGGCTGGGACGGTCCAGTTGCGACCAAAGCGCGGGAAGCTGTTCGGCGAGAACGTCCGGGGGCGCGCCACGCAGTGGCAGCAGCTTGTCTTCGATCCACACCGCCAAGCCGTCGATGGAGCTGTGGGGCGCTTCGGGCAGCACCAGCGAGATGGTTTCCGCCAGGTCGCCGACGGCCTGGTAACTCTCCTCGAACAGCCACGGCGCCAGGCCGGAATATGCCACCGCCAGTTCGCGCAGGATGCGCACCGGCACCAATTGCCTGGGGCGCCCACCGGACAAAAAGTAAACCGCCCAGGCGGCATCTTCCGCAGCCGCCTCAGCGAAGTAATGTTGCATCGCCGCCAGTTTGGCATTGCTCGATGTCGTGGCGTCGAGCTCGGCGTACAACCGGGCGAAGGCCTTCATGTCGGCACCTCGGCGATTTGCGGCTCGATGCTCGCGCGCTCTTCCTCGTCATCGCCGTACTCGGTGTTGAAGCTCTGCGCATCGAGCCCTTGCTCGCGCAGGTGGCGCACCAATACCCCGACCGAGCCGTGGGTGACCATGACCCGTTCGGCACCGGTTTGCTCGATGGCCCACAGCAGACCCGGCCAGTCGGCGTGGTCGGACAACACGAAGCCTCGGTCTACGCCGCGCCGCCGACGTGTGCCGCGCAAGCGCATCCAGCCGCTGGCAAAGCCGTCACTGTAGTCCCCGAAGCGGCGCATCCAGGTGCTGCCGCCCGCCGAAGGCGGGGCCAGCACCAACGCCTTGCGTATCATGGGGTCGCTCTTTTTCAACTCGCCGGCGTAGATCGTTGGCGGTAGATAAACACCGCTCTCGCGATACACCCGGTTCAAAGGTTCCACCGCACCATGCACCAGGATGGGGCCGAGGCTGGCGTCGATGCCGTGGAGAATGCGCTGGGCCTTGCCGAAGGCGTAGCAGAACAGCACGCTGGCCTTGTCGGCGGCGGCGTTGGCTTGCCACCACTGATTGATCTCGGCAAACACCTGCGCCTGGGGCTGCCAGCGATAGATCGGCAGGCCAAAGGTCGATTCGGTGATGAAGGTGTCGCAGCGCACGGGTTCGAACGGTGCGCAGGTGCCGTCGGGTTCAATCTTGTAATCCCCCGAAGCGACCCAGACTTCGCCCCCGTACTCCAGGCGTACCTGGGCCGAACCGAGCACATGGCCGGCGGGGTGAAAGCTCAGAGTCACGCCATGGTGAGTCTGGGGTAGGCCGTAAGGCAGGGTTTGCAGGTTGATATCCGTCCCCAGGCGTGCGCGCAGGATGCCTTCGCCGGGAGCCGCCGCCAGATAGTGTTGGTTGCCGCCTTTGGCATGGTCGCCGTGGGCGTGCGTGATGACCGCCCGTTCGACCGGGCGCCAGGGGTCGATGTAGAAATCCCCGGCGGGGCAGTACAAACCTTCTGGGCGGGCGATAACAAGGTCCATGTTTGTTACCAAATATGGAGGGATTTGTTAGCTATGAGGATGGCGCGAGGCGAGAAGTTCTATCGGTTTTTCAAAGCACGAATGACATTCAGCTGTGGGAGCGAGCCTGCTCGCGAAAGCGGTGTATCAGTCGACATCATTGGTGAATATCGGACCGAATTCGCGAGCAGGCTCGCTCCCACATTGGAAGGGGGTTATTTGCCTGGTGTCAGGGTCAACCGCTTGCTCCCATACACCTTGTCAAAGTTCTGCGGCTGCATCGGCAGGCTCATGTACTGGCCCTTGAGCCACGGATCGATGCTGTCCAGGTAATTGGCACTCGCCGGGTTGCCGGACTGGCCTGTGCTGTTCTGCCCCATCAACGGTTCAGCCAGGCCGAAGTCGACAATCAAGCGCATGGTCGGTGCCAGGGTGGTGTTGAAATCCTGGCCCCAGGCGAATGCCGCCGTGTTGAGGGTGGTGTGATCGCCACCCGCCGGCAGCGGACCGCGCACGGTCTGGCCGCTGGCATTCTTCCATTCGTAGCGATGCAATTTGCCCCACTGCCAGGCGGTGTGATTGCCACCCAACTGACTGTCGCCTGCGCTGATGGCTGCCGCTAGGCTGCGAGCGAGCATTGCCGGTTTGTCTTCTTTCTGCGGCGTGCGAACGTCATCCCAGAACGGGCTATCCTCGCGCCCCAGCAGGTGATCGGCCTGGGCGGCATAGGACAACTTGCCGTTGGCGATAAAGGCTTTCCACGCCGGGCCGGTTTCCGGGCCCAGTTCGTCGAGGAAGATCTGCCGGGTGCTTTCCTGGAGGAACAGTTCGTAGATCGCTGCGTCGGCGGAGGTCGGGCTGAGTTTGCCGTCGAACGCCATCAAGCGGGTGTACGCCTCGCGCGCCTTGCCGCGATCGGCGTCCGGCAGCGCTTCAATGGCTTGCTTGAGCGGTTGGGCCATGCCGGGTGCCTGGAAGGTTTTTTTCAGCTTGGCGGCGAAAGTCGTCGTCTGATCGTATTGCATGGCGATCACGCTGCGGGTGTCGTGTTTGCCCGCGCCGGCCAGTTCGGCCATGCGTTCGCCACGTTCCGGTGCCGACCAGGAATTGGACAGTTGCATGCCATAGCCATGGGGAATGACCCGCTGGTTGGCGGTGCCGAGCCAGCCTTGGGCCGGGTCCTGGTCATAAGGATGCAGCATCGGATCGGCGTAACCGTCCCAATCGTAGCGGCCTTCCCAGCCCGGGGATGGCAGCAGGCCTTCGCCTTCGCGACGGTTCGGGTAGCGGCCGGTGACTTGCCAGCCGATGTTGCGGGCGTCGGCGAAGACCAGGTTCAGAGTAATGGCGCGGATTTCGCGGCTGGCATCCGAGGCTTTTTCGACATTCTGCGCCCGGGACAAGTCGAAAAACGCATCCAGGGTCTTGTCGTCGGTGAAATTCGGCGTCTGCAAGGCCAGGCCAAGGCCGTTGGCCAGCGCGGTGCCTTGGGCACTGTTGAGCAGCGGGCCATGGCGGGTCTCATACACCGCTTCGCGAATTGGCCGCTGGCCTTTGACGAAATAGCTTTCGTTACGCACGATCACCGGCTGCCATTTGCCGCCGACTTCGTAGGAAAGACCGTTGCCCTGGCGTTTGATCTTTTCCAGGAACAGGTCCTGGTTATCGCCCATGACCGAGGTCATGCTCCAGGCCACCTTGCCGTTGTAACCGCTCAGCACCATCGGCAAACCGGCGATGGTGACGCCGGACGCCTGGTACTTCGGCGCGCGAATCTGCACGTAACTGAACAAGGACGGCACGCCCGGCGATCCATGGCTGTCGCTGGCCAGCAGGCTCTTACCGCTGCGGCTGCGTTGCGGGGCGATCGCCCAATTGTTCGATGAAGTGGCCCCCAGCAGGTTCAGATCGGACAGTTGGGCGG carries:
- a CDS encoding penicillin acylase family protein; this encodes MASPALIHFLPRFGVAAAVAGVLSLTGCQTRNTQDTLPPTAGVQPLKGLAQNVSVRRNAMGVPLIESNSFHDALFSLGYVHATDRVTQMVTLRLLAQGRLSEMSGPDLLDADRYMRAVNLKKSADELYKASSPRLKRFFEVYARGVNAYLFRYRDKLPADLAATGYKPEYWKPEDSALIFCLLNFSQSANLPEEIASLMLAQTVTTDKLPWLTPSAPDEKLPVAEAEKLQGIKLNGQVPGLAEISKATAQLSDLNLLGATSSNNWAIAPQRSRSGKSLLASDSHGSPGVPSLFSYVQIRAPKYQASGVTIAGLPMVLSGYNGKVAWSMTSVMGDNQDLFLEKIKRQGNGLSYEVGGKWQPVIVRNESYFVKGQRPIREAVYETRHGPLLNSAQGTALANGLGLALQTPNFTDDKTLDAFFDLSRAQNVEKASDASREIRAITLNLVFADARNIGWQVTGRYPNRREGEGLLPSPGWEGRYDWDGYADPMLHPYDQDPAQGWLGTANQRVIPHGYGMQLSNSWSAPERGERMAELAGAGKHDTRSVIAMQYDQTTTFAAKLKKTFQAPGMAQPLKQAIEALPDADRGKAREAYTRLMAFDGKLSPTSADAAIYELFLQESTRQIFLDELGPETGPAWKAFIANGKLSYAAQADHLLGREDSPFWDDVRTPQKEDKPAMLARSLAAAISAGDSQLGGNHTAWQWGKLHRYEWKNASGQTVRGPLPAGGDHTTLNTAAFAWGQDFNTTLAPTMRLIVDFGLAEPLMGQNSTGQSGNPASANYLDSIDPWLKGQYMSLPMQPQNFDKVYGSKRLTLTPGK
- a CDS encoding ligase-associated DNA damage response exonuclease, coding for MDLVIARPEGLYCPAGDFYIDPWRPVERAVITHAHGDHAKGGNQHYLAAAPGEGILRARLGTDINLQTLPYGLPQTHHGVTLSFHPAGHVLGSAQVRLEYGGEVWVASGDYKIEPDGTCAPFEPVRCDTFITESTFGLPIYRWQPQAQVFAEINQWWQANAAADKASVLFCYAFGKAQRILHGIDASLGPILVHGAVEPLNRVYRESGVYLPPTIYAGELKKSDPMIRKALVLAPPSAGGSTWMRRFGDYSDGFASGWMRLRGTRRRRGVDRGFVLSDHADWPGLLWAIEQTGAERVMVTHGSVGVLVRHLREQGLDAQSFNTEYGDDEEERASIEPQIAEVPT